In a single window of the Arachis hypogaea cultivar Tifrunner chromosome 6, arahy.Tifrunner.gnm2.J5K5, whole genome shotgun sequence genome:
- the LOC112755748 gene encoding calcium uptake protein, mitochondrial, producing the protein MSSFFTLRKSSPLIYRFPIQRSFKIRNSSTTSPSSSSSPSAPSLLNRSSSSTNPHYTPPRGSGLGPNWAWALAAGSGLGVLLHYLAKPNSQFDSPFLSKLLPFVDSWSTPPGNEVESDRRSTPSLFTKLSLPESSSFFLFGDAYRRKVFFNYEKRIRLRSPPEKVFEYFASYRTPEGELLMKPADLMRAVVPVFPPSESHLVRDGYLKGERSPGHLRCAPSEFFMLFDVNGDGLISFKEYIFFVTLLSIPESSFSIAFKMFDVDNNGEINKEEFKKVMALMRSHHRQGVQHRDGLRIGLKVIDSVENGGMLEYFFGKDGNECLQHDKFVQFLRDLHEEIVRLEFSHYDYKSQKTISAKDFGLSMVASADISHLDKLLDRVDQLDNDQRLKNVRITFEEFKNFAELRKKLLPFSLALFSCGKVNGLLTRDDFQRAASQVCGISLSDNVVDIVFHLFDANWDRNLSADEFVRVLHKRERDIVQPVEAGIFGFLSCCWNCTDNLSRFRLF; encoded by the exons ATGTCGTCCTTCTTCACTCTCAGAAAATCCTCACCGTTAATCTACCGTTTCCCAATCCAACGGTCCTTCAAGATCCGCAACTCTTCAACAACCTCACcatcgtcctcctcctccccttcGGCACCGTCTCTCCTGAATCGTAGCAGCAGTAGCACCAACCCGCACTACACTCCTCCGCGGGGCTCCGGTCTCGGTCCTAATTGGGCTTGGGCCCTTGCCGCGGGCTCAGGCCTTGGGGTTCTCCTGCATTACCTCGCTAAGCCCAATTCCCAATTCGACTCTCCGTTCTTATCGAAATTACTGCCTTTTGTTGACTCGTGGTCAACTCCTCCTGGCAACGAAGTTGAGTCTGACCGTCGGTCCACACCGTCGTTGTTTACAAAACTGTCCCTTCCAGAAAGTTCTAGTTTCTTCCTTTTTGgag atgCGTACAGAAGAAAGGTGTTTTTCAACTATGAGAAGCGGATACGGTTGCGAAGCCCACCCGAAAAG GTTTTTGAATACTTTGCTTCTTATCGTACCCCAGAAGGAGAACTACTTATGAAACCAGCGGATCTAATGCGAGCAGTGGTTCCTGTTTTCCCCCCATCTGAATCCCATCTTGTAAGAGATGGGTACCTGAAAGGAGAAAGAAGTCCCGGTCATTTACGGTGTGCTCCTTCggaattttttatgctttttgaTGTAAATGGTGATGGGCTTATATCTTTCAAAGA GTATATCTTTTTTGTAACACTACTCAGCATTCCAGAGTCGAGCTTTTCTATAGCATTTAAAATGTTTGATGTGGACAATAATGG GGAGATAAACAAGGAAGAATTCAaaaaagtgatggcattgatgcgaTCTCATCATCGACAAGGTGTTCAGCACAGAGATGGATTGCGAATTGGCCTAAAGGTGATTGATTCTGTGGAAAATGGAGGGATGTTGGAGTATTTCTTTGGTAAAGATGGAAATGAATGTCTCCAGCATGACAAATTCGTACAGTTTTTGAGAGATTTACATGAGGAA ATCGTGAGGCTGGAGTTTTCTCATTATGACTACAAATCTCAAAAAACCATATCAGCCAAGGATTTTGGACTCTCCATGGTTGCTTCTGCTGACATAAGTCATCTAGACAAGTTGCTTGACCGGGTTGATCAGTTGGACAATGATCAACGTCTCAAGAATGTACGCATCACATTTGAAGAGTTTAAAAACTTTGCAGAGCTACGCAAAAAATTGTTACCATTTTCATTGGCGCTTTTCAGTTGTGGAAAAGTAAATGGTCTATTAACCAGAGATGATTTTCAGCGAGCTGCATCACAA GTATGTGGCATCTCTCTCTCTGACAACGTAGTTGACATTGTTTTCCATTTGTTTGATGCAAATTGGGACAGAAACCTAAGCGCAGATGAGTTTGTGAGAGTGTTACACAAGCGAGAAAGGGACATTGTACAGCCTGTGGAGGCAGGAATCTTTGGTTTCTTGTCTTGTTGCTGGAACTGTACGGATAATCTATCACGCTTTCGGTTGTTTTAG
- the LOC112755749 gene encoding FAD-linked sulfhydryl oxidase ERV1 produces MSENPLQALFHNFEHVSNFVQRHLSNLIGLHPHPQSSGPSPFVRPPLFSISSSSKNPLAKTSNPVQLRDSALEAKLASPVSKEDLGRATWTFLHTLAAQYPDNPTRQQKKDVKDLVQILTRLYPCKECADHFKEVIRANPVQAGSHAEFSQWLCHVHNVVNRSLGKPVFPCERVDARWGKLDCEQKACEVIGSTSIFG; encoded by the exons ATGTCTGAGAATCCACTGCAGGCTCTCTTTCATAACTTTGAGCATGTCTCCAATTTCGTTCAACGCCATCTCTCTAATCTCATAGGCCTTCATCCTCATCCTCAATCATCAGGACCCTCACCCTTTGTTAGACCTCCCCTTTTCTCCATCTCTTCCTCCTCCAAAAATCCACTGGCAAAAACTAGTAATCCTGTACAACTACGTGATTCGGCTCTCGAG GCAAAGCTTGCTTCCCCAGTGTCTAAAGAAGATCTTGGAAGGGCCACTTGGACTTTTCTTCACACTCTTGCTGCCCAG TATCCAGATAATCCTACAAGACAGCAAAAGAAGGATGTAAAAGACCTG GTACAGATCTTAACTCGATTATACCCTTGCAAGGAATGTGCAGATCATTTTAAAGAAGTTATCAG AGCAAATCCGGTACAGGCCGGGTCACACGCGGAGTTTTCACAGTGGTTATGTCATGTGCATAATGTTGTTAATAGAAG CCTGGGTAAACCAGTTTTTCCATGTGAACGAGTTGATGCAAGGTGGGGTAAACTGGACTGTGAGCAGAAAGCATGTGAAGTTATTGGAAGTACATCAATTTTTGGATAG